The Oncorhynchus mykiss isolate Arlee chromosome 17, USDA_OmykA_1.1, whole genome shotgun sequence genomic interval ATTGTGTGACTCCCAAGTTTACTTCcgtatgatggttattatatcaatattcccatcaccatttctcgcataattaattttaccaaAACAAAAATATCCCATCTTGTCTTGCGCATTTTGTTTTGTCGTTTACCGACAAAATGTTCCATTATCCGACATGTACGTTACgcgcataaaaaggttggatggaaacgtggttactgATACATGGTGAATTCACTTCATGCCATTCAGTAATTGAAAATTGATTCAACACTGTCAGAAACTGCCACTTTGGAGCCTATGATGAAACGTCATGGCACAGGAAGTAGCTgagcacatacagtggggcaaaaaagtatttagtctgctaccaattgtgcaagttctcccacttaaaaagatgagagaggcctgtaaattttcatcataggtacacttcaactatgacagacaaaatgagaaaaaaaatccagaaaatcacattgtaggatttttaatgaatttatttgcaaattatggtggaaaataagtatttggtcaataacaaaagtttaactcaatactttgttatataccctttgttggcaatgacagaggtcaaacgttttctgtaagtcttcacaaggttttcacacactgttgctggtatttttgcccattccaccatgcatatctcctctagagcagtgatgttttggggctgttgctgggcaacatggactttcaactccctccaaagattttctatggggttgagatctggagactggctaggccactccaggatcttgaaatgcttcttacgaagccactccttcgttgcccgtgcggtgtgtttgggatcattgtcatgctgaaagacccagccatgtttcatctccaatgcccttgctgatggaaggaggttttcactcaaaatctcacgattcatggccccattcattctttcctttacacggatcagtcgtcctggtccctttgcagaaaaacagccccaaagcatgatgtttccacccccatgcttcacagtaggtatggtgttctttggatgcaactcagcattctttgtcctccaaacacgacgagttgagtttttacaaaaaagttatattttggtttcatctgaccatatgacattctcccaatcttcttctggatcatccaaatgctctctagcaaaattcagacgggcctggacatgtactggcttaagcagggggacacgtctggcactgcaggatttgagtccctggtggcgtagtgggttactgatggtaggctttgttactttggttcgAGCTCTCTGCacgtcattcactaggtccccccgtgtggttctgggatttttgctcaccattcttgtgataattttgaccccacggggtgagatcttgcgtggagcctgagatcgagggagattatcagtggtcttgtatatcttccatttcctaataattgctcccacagttgatttcttcaaaccaagctgcttacctaaattacaggcctcatctctttaagtgggagaacttgcacaactggtggctgactaaatacttttttgccccactgtacatgtaactgccaaaataaaggaaacaccaccACAAAGCGTTTTAATGGTGTTTGGCCACCACCAGCCCCAAGACAGCTTCAATCTACTTCGGCATAGATTTTAAAAgggtctggaactctattggaaggttgcgacaccattcttccacgagaaattccataatttggtgttttgttgatggggGTGTAAAACGCTGTCTCACcccataatcaaatcaaattttattggtcacatacacatatttagcagatgttattgaggcTGTAGCGAAATGCCTGCGTGTCTAGCTCCTGCAGtggagtaatatctaacaattcacaacaatacacacagatctaaaagtaaaataatggaattaagaaatatataaatattaggacaagcaatgtcggagtccggagtataatatatatatatatatatgatgtgatgGAATGTatattatggacagtatgtggaaaGAATATTTAGTGTATCTGTAGAATACGTAGAGTAGAATAGTACatacagcaatagttgaataggatggcattgactagaatacagtatatacacacatatgaaattagtaatacagcatgtaaacattattaaagtgaccagtgattccatgtctatgtacacagggcagcagcctctaaggtgcagggttgagtaaccgggtggttgCCGGCAAGTGACTAAGTTCAGAGCAGCGTACTGTGTGGAGGCTGACTAGTGAAgcctatttaacagtctgatggccttgagattggaAAAAAAAACGCTTCTGTCTCTtggtcccagttttgatgcatgtaaaccccctatgctcctttgagtcccctctttcaaagtcactgagagctcttcttctagccatggtatccaaaataatgggcaactgggcatttttatacatgaccctaagcacgatgggatgttaattgcttaattaactcaggaaccacacctgtttggaagcacctgctttcaatatactttgtatcatttactcaagtgtttcctttattttagcTGTTACCTGTAGTTTTCGTggcatgtcatactctttttggccagacagaatcagatacatgggctacatatagtaagacagaggggcactgttttgCTCAATAGGATGCGTTTTCCGGTGTGAAATTGAAGGAAAGTTGGCGAGTGCACTGTTCGGATCACTGTTTTATATACTgcatacactagatgactgatattGGTTTGGATGTTGGAATCATTTTGGATAAACTTGCAAAGGTAACCTACTTTTCTGTCGCCAGCCCTGTTTGTGTACTGTCTAACAGAGACTAATTTAAGTACTTACTCTTCAACTTCCTTTTTCATCCTATGTTGTTGCACAAACCACTAAACACTCCCTTATGACtcagctgcaatatgtaactttttgggcggcCACAACAAATTCACATAGagtgtgagttatagatctgtcattctcattgacagcaagtctaagaagagctggtcatgggtgcacctcagccacgctcaaggtactaaatgatatcataaccgccatcgataaaagacagtactgtgtagccgtcttcatcgacctggccaatgctttcgactctgtcaatcaccgtattcttatcggcagactcaatagcctttggtttctcaaatgactagctcgcctggttcaccaactacttcgcagacaaagttcagtgtgtcaaatctgagggcctgttgtccggacctctggcagtctctatgggggtaccacagggttaaattcttgggccgactcttttctctgtatatatcaacgatgtcgctcttgctgcgggtgattccctgatccacctctatgcagacgacaccattctatatacttctggcccttctttggacactgtgttaactaacctccaaacaagcttcaatgccatacaacactccttccgtggcctccaactgctcttaaacgctagtaaaaccaaatgcatgcttttcaaccgttcgcagcccgcacccacccgcccgaTTAGCATCACagctctggacggttctgacctagaatacgtggataactacaaatacctaggtgtctggctagactgtaaactctccttccagactcatatcaaacatctccaatccaaaatcaaatctaaaatcggctttctatttcgcaacaaagcctccttcactcaaacttaccctagtaaaactgactatcctaccgatcctcgacttcggcgatgtcatctacaaaatagcttccaatactctactcagcaaactggatgcagtctatcacagtgccatctgttttgttaccaacGCCCCTTatgccacccaccactgcgacctgtacgctctagtcggctggccctcactacatattcgttgccagacccactgactccaggtcatctataagtctatgctaggtaaagctccgccttatctcagctcactggtcacgataacaacacccacccgtaccacgcgctccagcaggtaaatctcactggtcatccccaaagctgccaacacctcctttggccacctttccttccagttctctgctgccagtgactggaacgaattgcaaaaatcgctgaagctggagacttacatttccctcactaactttaaacatcagctatctgagcagctaaatgatcgctgcagctgtacatagtccatctgtaaatagcccacccaatctaccaatctaaattaggcaaactattataattttagcaaccaggaactGGCAGAGCGATGTCTGCATATTGCATCTTTGTGGTTTGCAGGCAACTTCACATTCAGAACAGTCTTTGGGGAATCATTCTTCCATTCCTGGATCTTAACTTCAGTGAACCCATTGTACTTACTAAAGTGACAAtgcattgagagagagaaagatttagggaAGTGTGTAATCAGGATGTTGATACATTATGTGAACAGCTCTCTGTCATTTGTGTTTGTAGGCTTCATCATTAACAAGTGTAAGTGTGTCCCTTGTCCCAATGGTTACTACTGGTACAAGCTTAATGGCCGTCCTAAGTGTGACTTCTGTACTAAAGCCTGCTCAGGTAACTTTTAGATATAGGCATTACCTTGTGTTAGTTCATTCCTCTACACAATAGACATCATACCCATAATTTGTAGTTTAACTCAAGGTAACAATAGTTTCATGTAAAATGCTGCCGTTATTTTACTTTTGAATAGAGTGGATAAACATATTCAGAGCAAATGtctcattgataatttgtgtgtttgtgtgtcttgtcTTTGTTGGTGGGCAAAGTTGATCGGCACTTGACACAGGTGAAGGAATGCCGCCGGGACTCAAACCGGGAGTGCCACTGTGTCAGGGGCTTTTTCTGTGCCAGCACTGCCCAGTATACCTGCAGGAGGTGTAAACCGTGCGTGTCTGGCACCTTCTCCAACACAGCAAACCTAGCCACGTCCTGCAAACCCCACACAGTGTGAGTCCACAGCTACAGAACACTGGTACCGAGCACCACATGCACTGTACTGATTCACATGTTGTCTACCTATAAATATCTCAAATATGATGCTGTAGCTCCTTCTACTGGATTTGAGTCATTTGAAACTAACAATTGTACCCAAGGCCTACTTTTACAGTAAATGAAATTATTATTAGTACTAGTAGTATCGAACACTGTACTTTCTCATTTAGATAAACACGTTATCTCCTGGCTTCTCCCCTACCAGTTGTGGCCATAAGGGAATGACCATGGTAACAGAGGGCACTGCCTCTCAGGATCGTGTGTGTGCCCAGACTTCCCCCACCTCTCCTACAACTACTGCACTTCCACCTGCTCAAAGCTCAAAGATGTCCCTTCGTTCTGCTATATCCAGTGGTGTCGGCACCAACAGAGAACTCCTCATCGCGAGATCCGCATCTCGACTGGTTTGGTCTCCTGAGAGTATGGCTCTTAGAAAAGCTTTCTCATACTTGAGTGAAATCCAAGCATTTCCTGCTCTGTCCCTGGAGCGTTTTAACAAGCTTCACCAGTCAAGTACTAGAGGTCTTGTTGTCCCGTGACGTCACCCTGCCATTTAATCACACATGTTGTCTATTTATTCCAGACGTTCTCATCAGGTCCTCTCTGTCCCAAGCCAGGAGAgacccctccatctccctcgcaACCAAGCTCACCACCAGGAGAAAGCCATGCAAGGTGGACAGTGACACCTCACCTGCAGAGTCTGCCTCTGCACCCCCTCTTACCACAAAAGACAATGGTATAGTTCTCAAAAGACTAGAGTATCCCCTCTCTCAATTTCTACTAGATGTGACAATTCATAATTATTTCAGAAATTAATTTGTAGTTGGTTTAGTCCTTTAAATGGTCTGTTATATTCAGTGAAGGTAACATAACACTGACAGGTTCACCACTACAGCctgcttctgtctctctgttcaccCCAGACTCACCTCATCTCCCAGTCCCAGCCTCTGGACAGAGCCCTCCCAGTCTCCCTTTGCTGCTGCTGATAGTTGGGCTCTTAGGGGTCACTCTGCTGCTGATTGGTTACTTTGTGGGGTGTAGGGGGAGGTCACTGGAGTCCATGCACAAGTGGAAAGGTGAGAGAATAAAGTGGTTAGATAACAAACACATATGCAGTGATACATGGCATTTTTCTATAAGACACAGTAAGTAAATAAATACACTAGCAACAATTATTGACAAAGCGAACACTAACACCACCTATACTCCCCTGCAGGGGGAGACAGTGAAACATTGTGTGTATACATACGTGAAAAACAATGTATTTTGATTACTATTATACTCAGTCTAAGACTTGACCACTTATAAATATAATTTTGATTCCTTTAGGTCCAATATTTCGGAAATATGTGAGTACATTACTTATTCTCTAGTTGCATAAAGTTTGAATCAAACTACTGTCCATTGTTGCTAGAAGTATAAATGTTGACTTCTCTACCTTGGGACAACCAGATTTGTAAGGAAAGTCTGAGAGGGAGCTATAAAGCGTGGGAGTGCCAGCCTTGTCCTGCTGCCCTACAGACGGCTTCCTATAAGCAGGCCAAGCTGCCACAGGAGAGAATCCCACACCTGGAGGCCCAGCATCTTCTGgggagggagactgggggagaTCCTAGACAGGAGGGTACAGGGTCACAACTTCCAGGGGGCATGCAGAATGTCTCAGTAGATCCCTCTGGAGGAGAAAACATTAGCAACATAGTAGGTAGGTGTAGTGGATCACTCTGCACTGTTACTGATTTATTAAATGCATGAATGTCATATTATTACACTGTATATGTTATGTTTGCGTGATGTGCAGACACATTTGGATAGTCATATTTTCTGCTACATTGTCCAATAACTAGGGCCtagagccctcaaactcaactctggacctcaaaacGCTGGACCTTTTTTTTCATAGTTCCCCTTTAATCAGGGATTGATTTAGATCTGAGACACCAGgtggtgcaattaattatcaggtagaataGAAAACCAGCAAGCTCAGACCTCGTAGGGTACGAGTTGATTACCCCTGGCCTAAAGGGTCGGGAAAACTCAGGTCTGGAAAAATGTGACTGTGTTCTGCACaaggaagttttttttttttttttttacatgcgtCCGAGTTCACATTACCCGTTCCAGTTGTTTTCTTTGGCCGCGAGTTGAGACATACTTCTTCTAGTTTGAACTTCCTGTTAACGTTTTCCTGCCAAGAAACAGTAGCACCAGTGCAGTGCATACTTTAAATCAGGGTCAGAGGTTAATTTAGTGAGGATACAGGAAGCCAGAATCATGCATACAAAAACAGAAGCACATGCTGCTGAGTGATGCCAGCTTTTCACTTCCTCTGTGTCATATTGTTAATTTATTACACTGCTAAGTCCACCAGGTTTTACATCAGCATTTACTGtgcataatatatatacatttgtgtCACCTGTTTCAATAGTTTCATCTGATAATGTTTGTGCTTGTTGGTGTTTGATTCAGGGTCCATATACATCTACTCTCCAGGGACGGTTGTCCTGGGATCCAACAAATCAGACAGGGAGGGGGATCaaggggagagtggaggagagggctgTCCCCTCACCAGCAAGCCCCAGCAGGAGTCCTCCTACCCACTCCCTTGGGGCTCCGCTCTGGGGCCAGAGGGAATGAGTACGCCGAAGGATACCTGCAAAGAGCTGAGCTACCCCGTGCCAGCCACCAGCAATTGAAAACTATGAAAAAAATGGTGAGggggtgtgagggggggggggcaggttcaGTCAATATCATACCATCTCTGGGAGAGGGAGACTGAATATTATTTGCTACTGTAAAGACAGACTGAATATT includes:
- the LOC110494627 gene encoding uncharacterized protein LOC110494627; translated protein: MDYQRRITSYPLRILCFFNLVCSVLLSSCPRTCDSGFIINKCKCVPCPNGYYWYKLNGRPKCDFCTKACSVDRHLTQVKECRRDSNRECHCVRGFFCASTAQYTCRRCKPCVSGTFSNTANLATSCKPHTVCGHKGMTMVTEGTASQDRVCAQTSPTSPTTTALPPAQSSKMSLRSAISSGVGTNRELLIARSASRLVWSPENVLIRSSLSQARRDPSISLATKLTTRRKPCKVDSDTSPAESASAPPLTTKDNDSPHLPVPASGQSPPSLPLLLLIVGLLGVTLLLIGYFVGCRGRSLESMHKWKGPIFRKYICKESLRGSYKAWECQPCPAALQTASYKQAKLPQERIPHLEAQHLLGRETGGDPRQEGTGSQLPGGMQNVSVDPSGGENISNIVGSIYIYSPGTVVLGSNKSDREGDQGESGGEGCPLTSKPQQESSYPLPWGSALGPEGMSTPKDTCKELSYPVPATSN